From the Entomomonas sp. E2T0 genome, one window contains:
- a CDS encoding multidrug transporter, producing the protein MNTLRRIATTFILALGIIVAPAYAATDYAEQSKYEDPRFDVNAPPAYAMVGDLVIARPMGAVLTVIGTGVFLVTLPFSALGGNVGEAADALVAEPARLTFARCLGCTTTHKAYSADNQ; encoded by the coding sequence ATGAATACTCTTCGCCGGATTGCTACTACATTTATTCTTGCTCTAGGCATAATTGTTGCGCCTGCTTATGCTGCTACAGACTATGCAGAACAAAGTAAATATGAAGACCCTCGTTTTGATGTTAATGCACCACCTGCTTATGCAATGGTTGGTGATTTAGTAATTGCTCGCCCTATGGGTGCAGTACTAACAGTAATTGGAACAGGTGTATTCTTAGTTACTTTACCTTTCTCAGCATTAGGTGGTAATGTTGGTGAAGCAGCTGATGCTTTAGTGGCTGAGCCTGCTCGATTAACTTTTGCTCGTTGCTTAGGTTGTACAACCACTCATAAAGCATACAGCGCTGATAATCAATAA
- a CDS encoding tetratricopeptide repeat protein, producing MSFTSFIKQLFAFNSKKEMYALGISPTLLKQAKQGDSRAQLEIAGHYFATKQENFLVKAIYWFELSANNQNPDAMFSLATLYYRGVGIKQDLQKALSWYQQAAKLGQPKAIQTINKVIISLLEQKAEQNDHEAMYELANHYLAGDITETDYQMAKYWYEKAVELGNTKALVNLATLYDNGLGTSQDPKQAANLYLQAAKNHNDVAMLNIGILYLTGEGIDKDINEAIYWLEQAFQQGNAKAAYNLGTIYYFGEVAPQNYSKAIDYFLEAAKIGSSDAMYNLGIIYQTGKGLQQDLSQAKSWFEQASLLGHEQATYQLNTNQLNQYIQEASTGNRQAIKNYINLCATAKIKIDNEQLITWLHKAANNGDSHAMIDIGNFYANGTAPITQDYQQAINWFIKASELNNDQAMNLIGSAYLLGQGVAQNNQLAIQWFEKAAALNNDKAMFNIANIYLNDASITHNYQQAYYWLTKAAELGNNAAMQSLSYIYQHGLGVEKDLQKANYWQQQSKQ from the coding sequence ATGTCTTTTACATCGTTTATAAAACAACTTTTCGCTTTTAATAGTAAAAAGGAAATGTATGCATTAGGCATATCTCCTACTCTTTTAAAACAAGCTAAACAAGGTGATAGTAGAGCTCAACTAGAAATAGCTGGCCATTATTTTGCAACCAAACAAGAGAATTTTTTAGTAAAAGCTATTTATTGGTTTGAGCTATCTGCAAATAATCAAAATCCTGATGCTATGTTTAGTCTTGCAACACTTTATTATCGGGGTGTAGGTATAAAGCAAGATTTACAAAAAGCACTCTCTTGGTATCAACAAGCAGCCAAACTTGGACAACCCAAGGCAATCCAAACAATCAATAAAGTTATCATCTCTCTGTTAGAGCAAAAAGCAGAACAAAATGATCATGAAGCTATGTATGAGCTAGCTAATCACTATTTAGCAGGTGATATTACTGAAACTGATTATCAAATGGCTAAATACTGGTATGAAAAGGCGGTTGAGCTAGGCAATACTAAAGCACTGGTAAACCTTGCTACTTTGTATGATAACGGATTAGGTACTTCACAAGATCCTAAACAAGCAGCTAACTTGTATTTACAAGCAGCGAAAAATCATAATGATGTAGCCATGTTAAATATTGGTATTTTATATCTAACAGGTGAAGGCATTGATAAAGATATTAATGAGGCCATTTATTGGTTAGAGCAAGCTTTCCAGCAAGGTAATGCAAAAGCCGCCTATAATTTGGGGACCATCTACTATTTTGGTGAAGTAGCACCCCAAAACTATAGCAAGGCAATAGACTACTTTTTAGAAGCCGCCAAAATTGGCTCCAGTGATGCTATGTACAATCTTGGCATCATTTATCAAACAGGCAAAGGTCTCCAGCAAGACCTAAGTCAGGCAAAGTCTTGGTTTGAACAAGCCAGTTTATTAGGTCATGAACAAGCTACCTATCAACTTAATACCAACCAGCTTAATCAATATATACAAGAGGCTTCAACAGGTAATCGCCAAGCTATTAAAAACTATATCAACTTATGTGCTACAGCTAAGATAAAAATTGATAATGAACAGTTAATTACTTGGCTTCACAAAGCTGCCAATAATGGTGATAGCCATGCCATGATTGACATTGGTAATTTTTATGCAAATGGCACAGCTCCCATTACTCAAGACTACCAACAGGCAATTAATTGGTTTATAAAAGCTAGTGAACTAAATAATGATCAAGCTATGAATCTTATTGGTTCTGCCTACTTACTAGGTCAAGGTGTAGCACAAAATAATCAATTAGCTATACAATGGTTTGAGAAAGCGGCTGCCTTAAATAATGATAAGGCCATGTTTAATATAGCAAATATTTATTTGAACGATGCATCTATTACCCATAACTATCAGCAAGCCTACTACTGGCTTACAAAAGCTGCTGAACTCGGTAATAATGCAGCAATGCAATCATTAAGTTATATCTATCAGCATGGACTAGGTGTAGAAAAAGACCTACAAAAAGCTAATTATTGGCAACAACAATCCAAGCAATAA
- the hcp gene encoding hydroxylamine reductase, which produces MYCVQCEQTMRTPQGNGCAYAKGMCGKTAETSDLQDLLIATLQSLSAWAIKANELNIIDTEVNFFSPKAFFSTLTNVNFDSSRIIEYAMEAIQLRDQLIKQCQTKDATVQLDHPLALLQLQGNTIEALQQQAKDFSLKSKKEISEDVHGLRMLCLYGLKGAAAYMEHAHVLDQADNNIHLQYHQIMSWLGTEPTDINALLDNAMAIGQMNFGIMELLDKGETSNFGDPVPTTVNTKPVKGKCIVVSGHDLKDLYALLEQTEGKGINVYTHGEMLPAHAYPAFHKFKHLVGNYGSAWQNQQKEFADFPGPIIMTSNCIIDPNVGNYQDRIWTRSMVGWPEVNHIADRDFSKVIQQALSLSGFQHTEVEHSITIGFARKTLLGAADTVLNLVSQQKLRHIFLVGGCDGSRDERNYYNDFAMNVPQDCAILTLGCGKYRFNKESFGDIEGLPRLIDVGQCNDAYSAVILAVHLSERLGCTVNDLPLTLVLSWFEQKAIVILLTLLSLGVKNIYAGPTLPAFLTPNLINIIVEKFDLHPTTIAEQDLNKILAA; this is translated from the coding sequence ATGTATTGCGTACAGTGTGAACAAACAATGAGAACGCCACAAGGAAATGGTTGTGCTTATGCTAAAGGAATGTGTGGTAAAACAGCGGAAACATCAGATTTACAAGACTTACTAATAGCTACTTTACAAAGCTTATCAGCATGGGCTATTAAGGCAAATGAACTCAATATCATTGATACAGAAGTTAATTTTTTCTCTCCTAAGGCTTTCTTCTCCACTTTAACCAATGTTAACTTTGATTCTAGCCGTATTATTGAATATGCCATGGAAGCTATTCAATTAAGAGATCAACTTATCAAGCAATGTCAAACTAAAGATGCTACTGTACAATTAGATCATCCCCTTGCTTTATTACAATTGCAGGGCAATACCATTGAAGCATTACAACAACAAGCTAAAGATTTTTCTTTAAAATCAAAAAAAGAAATTAGCGAAGATGTACACGGTTTGAGAATGCTTTGCCTATATGGTTTAAAAGGCGCAGCCGCCTATATGGAACACGCCCATGTGTTAGATCAAGCTGATAATAATATACACTTACAATACCATCAAATCATGAGTTGGCTTGGAACTGAACCAACAGATATCAATGCATTATTAGATAATGCAATGGCTATTGGTCAAATGAATTTTGGGATCATGGAATTATTAGATAAGGGAGAAACCAGTAACTTTGGTGATCCTGTACCAACCACTGTGAATACCAAGCCTGTAAAAGGTAAATGTATTGTTGTCTCTGGTCATGATTTAAAAGATCTTTATGCACTACTAGAACAAACTGAAGGCAAAGGTATTAATGTTTATACCCATGGTGAAATGTTACCTGCCCATGCCTACCCTGCTTTTCATAAATTTAAACACCTAGTAGGTAACTATGGTAGTGCTTGGCAAAATCAACAAAAAGAATTTGCTGATTTTCCTGGCCCTATTATCATGACATCCAATTGTATTATTGATCCTAATGTAGGCAACTATCAAGATCGTATTTGGACACGTAGCATGGTAGGCTGGCCTGAAGTCAACCATATAGCAGATAGAGACTTCTCAAAAGTTATTCAGCAAGCCTTGAGTTTATCTGGTTTTCAGCATACAGAGGTAGAACACTCAATCACTATAGGCTTTGCTCGTAAAACATTATTAGGTGCAGCAGATACTGTTCTTAACCTTGTTAGCCAACAAAAATTACGTCATATATTCTTAGTAGGTGGTTGTGATGGCAGTCGTGATGAGCGTAATTACTATAATGACTTCGCTATGAATGTTCCGCAAGACTGTGCCATTCTTACCTTAGGCTGTGGCAAATATCGTTTTAATAAGGAAAGCTTTGGTGACATTGAGGGTCTACCAAGACTAATAGATGTCGGGCAATGTAATGATGCCTATTCAGCCGTTATACTAGCAGTTCATTTATCAGAAAGATTAGGCTGTACAGTTAACGATTTGCCATTAACACTTGTGCTTTCTTGGTTTGAACAAAAAGCTATTGTTATTTTACTCACACTATTATCACTAGGCGTTAAAAACATCTATGCAGGACCAACCTTACCCGCTTTTTTAACGCCTAACCTCATTAATATTATTGTTGAAAAATTTGATTTACATCCAACAACAATCGCAGAACAAGATCTTAATAAAATTTTAGCCGCTTAA
- a CDS encoding DUF2946 family protein: MFKRKALKRFNIYLGLFAILLITICPVITQTIALLGESSQNTPNHAPSLNHFECASQFYKENHLNPSDFLETKTEPPLFSKDTSNNTEDSNNIVNCGYCDLLHTASILVAFYTTIFTPPKQQPIIRVTDPYLLSLNYWSILSRAPPSTKAIV; encoded by the coding sequence GTGTTTAAACGCAAGGCATTAAAGCGTTTTAACATTTACTTGGGCTTGTTTGCCATATTACTGATTACAATTTGTCCAGTAATTACTCAAACGATCGCTCTATTAGGCGAGTCATCTCAAAATACACCTAATCATGCACCTTCATTAAACCATTTTGAATGTGCCTCTCAGTTTTACAAAGAGAATCATCTAAACCCTAGTGATTTTTTAGAGACTAAAACAGAACCACCTCTTTTCTCAAAGGATACCTCTAACAATACAGAAGACAGCAATAACATTGTAAATTGTGGTTATTGTGATTTATTGCATACTGCCTCAATATTAGTAGCATTTTATACAACCATATTTACCCCCCCAAAACAACAACCTATTATTAGGGTTACTGATCCTTACCTTCTTTCCCTTAACTACTGGTCCATTCTTAGTAGAGCTCCTCCTTCAACCAAAGCAATTGTTTAG
- a CDS encoding cytochrome ubiquinol oxidase subunit I, translating into MIDGSAVDLARLQFAITGMYHFIFVPLTLGLVWILVIMESVYVITGKEIYKEMTKFWGKLFGINFALGVTTGITMEFQFGTNWAYYSHYVGDIFGAPLAIEGLMAFFLESTMIGLFFFGWNRLSKGKHLLVTILLALGSNLSAVLILIANGWMQDPLGAHFNPITMRMELNSFADIVFNPMAQEKFVHTVSAGYVTGSMFVLGISGWYLLKGKYIDFAKRSFCVAAAFGIASAFSVVILGDESGYSVTQSQKSKLAALEGMWESEEAPAGFTLFAIPDEEAETNHYEIRIPYVLGIITTRSFDTKLPGIKDIRAQNEQRITSGIQAVLALNILKDKTRTAEHDAAMQQLQAHQADLGYGLLVHQYVEKVEDATPAIIKQAAHNSVPKVAPLFWSFRVMVALGFLFIFMFIYAFRLSIKDTMQEKRWFLKVCLYSIPLPWIAIMCGWFLAEYGRQPWTVFGVLPTYLSPSSVGAGSVLASLIGFIVFYTGLLIAEMYLMFKYARLGPVVLTEPVK; encoded by the coding sequence ATGATAGACGGTAGTGCTGTTGATCTTGCCAGATTGCAGTTTGCAATCACTGGGATGTATCACTTTATCTTTGTACCCTTAACGCTAGGGTTGGTATGGATTCTAGTTATTATGGAATCTGTTTATGTTATTACTGGTAAAGAAATTTATAAGGAGATGACCAAATTCTGGGGAAAACTCTTCGGGATTAACTTTGCTCTAGGAGTGACTACTGGTATTACTATGGAATTCCAGTTTGGTACTAACTGGGCTTATTACTCTCATTATGTGGGTGATATCTTTGGTGCACCACTTGCTATTGAAGGTTTAATGGCATTCTTCTTAGAGTCTACCATGATTGGCCTATTCTTCTTTGGCTGGAATAGACTATCCAAAGGTAAACACTTATTGGTCACAATCTTATTAGCACTAGGCTCCAACCTCTCTGCTGTATTGATTCTGATTGCCAACGGCTGGATGCAAGACCCTCTTGGCGCGCATTTTAACCCTATTACTATGCGTATGGAGTTAAATAGTTTTGCTGATATCGTCTTTAACCCAATGGCACAAGAGAAATTTGTTCATACTGTTTCTGCAGGTTATGTAACAGGCTCAATGTTTGTGCTTGGTATTTCTGGTTGGTATTTATTAAAAGGCAAATATATAGACTTTGCTAAACGCTCTTTCTGTGTAGCAGCTGCCTTTGGTATTGCCTCAGCTTTCAGTGTGGTGATATTAGGTGACGAATCGGGTTACTCTGTTACTCAATCTCAAAAATCTAAATTAGCAGCATTAGAAGGTATGTGGGAAAGTGAAGAAGCTCCTGCTGGCTTTACTCTATTTGCTATTCCTGATGAAGAAGCAGAGACTAACCACTATGAAATTAGAATTCCATATGTATTAGGTATCATTACTACACGTTCTTTTGATACTAAACTACCTGGTATTAAAGATATTCGCGCTCAAAATGAGCAACGTATTACTAGTGGTATTCAAGCAGTTTTAGCACTAAATATTCTAAAAGATAAAACTAGAACAGCTGAGCATGATGCGGCAATGCAACAATTACAAGCGCATCAAGCAGATTTAGGCTATGGTCTACTTGTTCACCAATACGTTGAAAAAGTTGAGGATGCTACACCTGCCATTATCAAACAGGCTGCTCACAATAGTGTACCTAAAGTGGCTCCACTATTCTGGTCATTCCGTGTAATGGTTGCCTTAGGCTTCCTCTTTATCTTCATGTTTATCTATGCATTCCGTCTTTCAATTAAAGATACCATGCAAGAAAAACGTTGGTTCCTTAAAGTTTGCTTATACTCCATCCCATTACCATGGATTGCCATCATGTGCGGTTGGTTCCTAGCTGAATATGGTCGTCAACCTTGGACTGTATTTGGTGTATTACCTACTTATCTGTCACCTTCCTCTGTTGGTGCAGGTTCTGTACTAGCATCATTAATTGGCTTTATTGTGTTCTATACAGGTTTACTAATAGCGGAAATGTATTTGATGTTTAAATATGCTCGCTTAGGCCCTGTTGTGCTAACTGAACCAGTTAAGTAG
- the cydB gene encoding cytochrome d ubiquinol oxidase subunit II, with amino-acid sequence MLDYEILKLIWWLIIGVVLFGFAIMDGHDMGVGTLLPFLGKNDKERRIIINSVAPHWDGNQVWFITAGAGVFAAWPVVYSIAFSGLYWAMLLLLAALFFRPVGFEYRSKIASDRWRKNWDWGIFVGSAIPSLLFGVAFGNLLLGIPFHLDDNMRSFYDGNFFQLLHPFALVCGVVSLTLLTLQGATFLAHRTEGALQARVIKAARIAGLVMLICFSIAGIWVFFLKGIVIDTMPDPKEIINPLMKTAHVEEGAWLNNYKAIPALWIIPVLVYVMVLTTLGLQAMKRTLLAFVTSSLAVACTILTAAVALFPFVLPSAVDPSMSITLWDGTSSYYTLVVMLIVVIIFVPMILTYTAWSYYVMRGKLNVEYIEANDKTLY; translated from the coding sequence ATGTTAGATTATGAAATACTAAAACTTATCTGGTGGCTAATAATCGGTGTTGTTTTATTCGGTTTTGCCATCATGGATGGACACGATATGGGTGTTGGTACATTGCTTCCTTTCTTAGGAAAAAATGATAAAGAACGCCGTATTATAATTAATAGTGTGGCACCACACTGGGATGGTAACCAAGTCTGGTTTATTACTGCAGGTGCAGGTGTATTTGCGGCATGGCCAGTGGTTTATTCCATTGCCTTCTCTGGTCTTTATTGGGCTATGTTACTTTTATTAGCTGCCTTATTCTTTAGACCTGTTGGCTTTGAATACCGCTCTAAAATAGCCAGCGATAGATGGCGTAAAAATTGGGACTGGGGTATTTTCGTAGGTAGTGCTATTCCTTCATTATTATTTGGGGTGGCTTTTGGTAACCTATTATTAGGTATTCCATTCCACTTAGATGATAATATGCGTTCTTTCTATGATGGTAACTTCTTCCAATTATTACATCCATTTGCTCTTGTTTGTGGTGTAGTAAGTTTGACGTTATTAACCTTACAAGGTGCTACCTTCTTGGCACATCGTACTGAAGGTGCATTACAAGCTCGTGTAATTAAAGCAGCACGCATAGCAGGTCTTGTTATGTTGATTTGCTTTAGTATTGCAGGCATTTGGGTATTCTTTCTGAAAGGAATAGTAATTGATACTATGCCTGATCCTAAAGAAATTATTAACCCATTAATGAAAACAGCTCATGTTGAAGAGGGTGCATGGTTAAATAACTATAAAGCAATACCTGCTCTATGGATTATACCTGTACTAGTTTATGTAATGGTGCTTACCACATTAGGCTTACAAGCGATGAAACGTACCTTATTAGCCTTTGTAACTTCATCTTTAGCTGTAGCTTGTACTATCCTAACAGCCGCTGTTGCTCTATTCCCATTTGTACTTCCATCTGCGGTTGACCCTAGTATGAGTATTACATTATGGGATGGTACATCAAGCTATTACACCTTAGTCGTTATGTTAATCGTGGTAATTATCTTTGTACCTATGATTCTTACTTATACCGCATGGTCTTACTACGTAATGCGTGGTAAATTAAATGTTGAGTATATCGAAGCAAACGACAAAACTTTATATTAA
- the cydX gene encoding cytochrome bd-I oxidase subunit CydX, whose translation MWYFAWFLGVGFAVLLAVVNALWYESRLEGKNTDKKD comes from the coding sequence ATGTGGTATTTTGCTTGGTTTTTAGGTGTTGGCTTCGCTGTACTATTAGCTGTAGTCAATGCATTATGGTATGAATCACGTCTTGAAGGTAAAAATACTGACAAGAAAGATTAG
- a CDS encoding HAD-IB family hydrolase — MTDKPVVAAFDFDVTITTKDTFVPFLYWAFGKVKVYKVFIKLLPEAVKVVLKLSNRDFFKEKIVAALFTNQSVKHLKVLGAGYASSFTPLIRPKALKRIKWHKEQGHRLVMVSASLNLYLEKAAKDLGFDDLLCTTLEEQDDIFTGKLQGANCRCQEKVNRLQKLLGDLSHYELYAYGDSEGDKQMLEAANHPNYRTLE; from the coding sequence ATGACAGATAAGCCAGTTGTTGCTGCCTTTGATTTTGATGTTACTATTACAACAAAAGACACCTTTGTTCCCTTTCTTTACTGGGCATTTGGTAAAGTGAAAGTTTATAAAGTATTTATTAAATTACTACCTGAAGCAGTTAAAGTTGTTTTAAAGCTATCTAATCGTGATTTTTTTAAAGAAAAAATAGTAGCAGCATTGTTTACTAATCAATCGGTTAAGCACCTAAAAGTATTAGGAGCGGGCTATGCGAGTTCTTTCACTCCTTTGATTAGACCCAAGGCACTTAAACGTATTAAATGGCATAAAGAACAAGGGCATCGTTTGGTAATGGTGAGTGCGTCATTGAATCTTTATTTAGAAAAAGCTGCAAAAGATTTAGGTTTTGATGATTTGCTTTGTACAACCCTAGAAGAACAAGACGATATATTTACTGGTAAGTTGCAGGGAGCTAACTGCCGTTGCCAAGAGAAAGTAAACCGTTTACAGAAATTGTTAGGTGATTTATCCCATTATGAGCTTTATGCCTATGGTGATTCAGAGGGGGATAAGCAGATGTTAGAAGCGGCTAACCATCCTAATTATCGTACTCTTGAGTAA
- the hemG gene encoding menaquinone-dependent protoporphyrinogen IX dehydrogenase: MKKKALLLYSTIDGQTFAIISKIVLRMTEEAEDIEHEVYDLWKMPELDLNEYSTILMGAAIRYNKFDKPFLDFIEKNYKTLNEKNSAFFCVNLTARKPGKDTPETNGYARRFLAKTPWKPTLKGVFAGSLRYPRYTWYDKILIKFIMWMDGEKQDLSKEYNYTNWQKVDEFAKEFIALTRK; this comes from the coding sequence ATGAAAAAGAAAGCATTGTTGCTGTATTCAACCATCGATGGTCAGACATTTGCAATCATCTCTAAAATAGTTTTACGCATGACTGAAGAAGCTGAAGATATTGAACATGAAGTTTATGATTTATGGAAAATGCCAGAGTTAGATTTGAATGAATACTCTACAATTCTAATGGGGGCAGCAATTCGCTATAACAAATTTGATAAACCTTTTTTGGATTTTATTGAAAAGAACTATAAAACATTGAATGAAAAAAACTCGGCTTTCTTTTGTGTTAATTTGACAGCTAGAAAGCCAGGAAAAGATACACCTGAAACCAATGGTTATGCTCGTAGATTTTTAGCAAAAACACCATGGAAACCCACTTTAAAAGGTGTTTTTGCAGGTTCTTTACGTTATCCACGTTATACTTGGTACGATAAGATTTTAATTAAGTTTATTATGTGGATGGATGGTGAAAAACAAGATTTAAGTAAGGAATATAATTATACTAATTGGCAAAAAGTGGATGAGTTTGCTAAAGAGTTTATCGCGCTAACACGTAAATAG
- the speE gene encoding polyamine aminopropyltransferase gives MSDYLETLYPDYGQRFSIDEMLFETQTDHQKLVIFRNGKMGTVMALDGVIQTTEADEFIYHEMMAHLPIMAHGNVKSVLIIGGGDGGMLREVCRHATIEKITMVEIDRGVIDLCTKYLPNHSAGAYQDPRLELVIGDGMEFVANTSQKYDVIISDSTDPIGPAEVLFTENFYQACHRCLTEKGVLVTQNGTPFMQLDEVKSTANKMQGLFADWHFYRAAVPTYIGGDMTFAWGSKDKELRYTSLDELKARFNKANIKTRYYNPAMHYAAFALPQYVLEAIGKQNND, from the coding sequence ATGAGTGATTATTTAGAAACCCTGTATCCTGATTATGGTCAACGTTTTAGTATTGATGAAATGTTATTTGAAACCCAAACAGACCATCAGAAATTAGTCATTTTCCGTAATGGAAAAATGGGCACTGTAATGGCCTTAGATGGTGTTATTCAAACTACAGAAGCTGATGAATTTATTTACCATGAAATGATGGCTCACCTTCCCATTATGGCACATGGTAATGTGAAAAGTGTATTAATTATTGGTGGTGGTGATGGGGGAATGCTGCGTGAGGTATGTCGCCATGCAACCATAGAAAAAATTACTATGGTAGAAATTGATAGAGGGGTTATTGACCTTTGTACTAAATATTTACCTAATCATTCAGCTGGCGCTTATCAAGATCCTAGATTAGAGCTTGTGATTGGCGATGGTATGGAGTTTGTGGCTAATACGTCACAAAAATATGATGTAATTATTTCAGACTCTACAGATCCTATTGGGCCAGCAGAAGTCTTATTTACTGAGAATTTTTATCAAGCTTGTCATCGTTGTTTAACTGAAAAAGGTGTATTGGTTACTCAGAATGGCACACCTTTTATGCAATTAGATGAAGTAAAGAGTACAGCTAATAAAATGCAAGGCTTGTTTGCGGATTGGCATTTTTATCGTGCAGCGGTGCCTACTTATATTGGTGGTGATATGACTTTTGCTTGGGGGAGTAAAGACAAAGAATTACGCTATACATCCCTTGATGAGTTAAAGGCTCGTTTTAATAAAGCAAATATTAAAACTCGTTATTATAATCCTGCTATGCATTATGCCGCTTTTGCTTTACCACAATATGTATTGGAAGCAATTGGTAAACAAAATAATGATTAA
- a CDS encoding 2Fe-2S iron-sulfur cluster-binding protein — MSNKRVYFETNVVEIKPDETVLDGFIRSGVSIPFSCRGGSCQTCAVRCLEGDIPAEAQLGLSDYQKEKGYVLTCRCIPTTDMTIAPLSPDDVITDAFLMAVEQPTAAQPKYRFTIELGRSRKFEVGDTFKIIDGTTDEAVVKVVETDGEWVLTVELLADTAPATLTWLQGELQPDTMIQIRGPYSQQIPMWLTEEKPDPEPNLEVWHQLDDGAKVRTVLIDFYDRVYEDERLAPFFANVSKTRLVEKQFSFMKYLFTREHVHFGQRPRNLHHWMVISDDLMDHRRVILDDTFKDHGLTDEQRHVWHQYEEKFRPDVVKDKPWPIKVGDEFVDLESFDKEVLTCATVCDHCGEPVDEGTEVIYHRRTGKISCPNCSQ; from the coding sequence ATGTCAAATAAGCGTGTTTATTTTGAAACGAATGTAGTAGAAATTAAGCCTGATGAAACTGTATTAGATGGTTTTATTCGTAGTGGCGTTTCAATACCTTTTTCGTGTCGTGGTGGTTCTTGTCAAACTTGTGCTGTGCGTTGTTTAGAGGGTGATATCCCTGCAGAAGCACAACTTGGCTTGTCAGATTACCAAAAAGAAAAAGGCTATGTATTGACTTGTCGTTGTATTCCAACAACAGATATGACCATTGCACCATTAAGTCCTGATGATGTTATCACAGATGCTTTCTTAATGGCTGTAGAGCAGCCGACAGCAGCACAGCCTAAATATCGTTTTACGATTGAGTTAGGTAGAAGTCGTAAGTTTGAAGTAGGGGATACCTTTAAAATCATTGATGGTACAACTGATGAGGCGGTAGTTAAAGTAGTAGAAACTGATGGTGAGTGGGTGCTTACTGTTGAGTTATTAGCTGATACAGCCCCTGCAACATTAACTTGGCTACAAGGTGAATTACAGCCAGATACAATGATTCAAATTCGTGGCCCTTATTCACAACAAATACCGATGTGGCTAACGGAAGAAAAGCCAGACCCAGAACCAAATTTAGAGGTGTGGCATCAGTTAGATGATGGTGCGAAAGTTAGGACTGTATTGATCGATTTTTATGATCGAGTTTATGAGGATGAACGCTTAGCTCCTTTTTTTGCTAATGTGAGTAAAACACGTTTAGTTGAAAAACAATTTTCTTTTATGAAGTATTTGTTTACTCGTGAACATGTTCATTTTGGTCAACGTCCTCGTAATTTACATCATTGGATGGTGATTTCAGATGATTTAATGGATCATCGTCGTGTTATTTTAGATGATACCTTCAAAGACCATGGTTTAACGGATGAGCAACGCCATGTTTGGCACCAGTATGAAGAAAAATTCCGACCTGATGTAGTAAAGGATAAACCATGGCCCATTAAAGTAGGTGATGAGTTTGTTGACTTAGAATCATTTGATAAAGAAGTATTAACTTGTGCTACTGTATGTGATCATTGTGGTGAGCCAGTAGATGAGGGAACAGAAGTGATCTATCATCGTCGCACAGGTAAAATCAGTTGCCCTAATTGCAGCCAATAA